A window of Castor canadensis chromosome 10, mCasCan1.hap1v2, whole genome shotgun sequence contains these coding sequences:
- the Rnf6 gene encoding E3 ubiquitin-protein ligase RNF6, producing the protein MNQSRSRPDGSGEETSSQDHNHHENERRRQQERLHREEAYYQFINELNDEDYRLMRDHNLLGTPGEITSEELQQRLDGVKEQLASQPDLRNGTNYRDSEIPRESSNEDSLLEWLNTFHRTGNATRSGQNGNQTWRAVSRTNPNSGEFQFSLEIHINHENREFEIHGEDYMGIPRSDTSRNHTRNRQQRSTSPVARRTRSQTSVNFSGGSTSIPRTRLGSRGQNLVEGSFSTLGRNGIGRTTGIPGISAPHASLNSHTNQLGGRELRQREGQRFGAAHVWENGARTNVTVRNTNQRLEPIRLRSTFSSRSRSPIQRQSGTSFRNSQRESRPLQQTIRRSVRRRGITQVLFEQNRERQGIAYTPFSNSRLVSRITVEEGEESSRSSTAIRQHPTITLDLQVRRIRSGENRDRDSIANRTRSRVGLAENTVTVESNSGGFRRTISRLERSGIRTYVSTITVPLRRISENELVEPSSVALRSVLRQVMTGFGELSSLMEAESESETQRNGQHIAEMHSEMSNVVVGNGSSQNSEDSSQDRIAPEDSSAMPGENDTTQPQVQNSDDRGGRQLQNSNNLVENGTLPILRLAHFFLLNEGDDDDPVRGLTKEQIDNLSTRSYEHNGIDSEIGKICSVCISDYVTGNKLRQLPCMHEFHIHCIDRWLSENCTCPICRQPVLGSGVANNG; encoded by the exons ATGAATCAGTCCAGATCTAGACCAGATGGTAGTGGTGAGGAAACTTCATCTCAAGACCATAATCATCATGAAAATGAGAGAAGACGGCAGCAAGAGCGTCTTCACAGAGAAGAAGCCTATTATCAGTTTATTAATGAATTGAATGATGAAGATTATCGGTTAATGAGAGACCATAATCTTTTAGGCACCCCTG GAGAAATAACATCAGAAGAACTACAGCAACGGTTGGATGGAGTGAAGGAACAACTGGCATCTCAGCCTGACTTGAGAAATGGGACAAATTATAGAG ACTCAGAAATCCCCAGAGAAAGCTCAAATGAAGATTCTCTGTTGGAATGGTTGAACACCTTTCATCGCACAGGAAATGCAACACGAAGTGGACAAAATGGGAACCAAACTTGGAGAGCTGTGAGTCGAACAAACCCAAACAGTGGAGAGTTTCAGTTTAGTCTGGAAATCCACATAAATCATgagaacagagaatttgaaattcACGGAGAAGATTATATGGGCATTCCACGGTCAGATACTAGCAGAAATCATACTAGAAATAGGCAACAAAGATCAACTAGTCCTGTGGCTAGGAGAACAAGAAGCCAAACCTCAGTGAATTTCAGTGGTGGTAGTACCAGTATTCCAAGGACTAGGCTTGGTTCAAGAGGGCAGAATTTGGTTGAAGGCTCATTCTCAACACTGGGAAGAAATGGAATTGGAAGAACCACTGGCATTCCTGGAATTAGTGCTCCTCATGCTAGTTTAAATAGTCACACAAACCAATTAGGTGGTCGTGAACTCAGGCAAAGGGAAGGGCAACGATTTGGAGCAGCACATGTTTGGGAAAATGGGGCTAGAACTAATGTTACAGTGAGGAACACAAACCAAAGATTAGAGCCAATAAGATTACGGTCTACTTTCAGTAGTCGAAGCCGTTCACCAATTCAGAGACAGAGTGGCACTTCTTTTCGTAATTCCCAAAGGGAAAGTAGACCTTTACAGCAAACCATTAGAAGGTCTGTTAGGAGGAGAGGGATAACTCAGGTCCTTTTTGAACAAAATAGGGAACGCCAAGGTATTGCATATACCCCATTTTCTAATTCAAGACTTGTGTCAAGAATAACagtagaagagggagaagaatcCAGCAGATCCTCAACTGCCATACGACAACATCCAACAATCACACTGGACCTTCAAGTGAGAAGGATTCGTTCTGGAGAAAATAGAGATCGGGATAGTATTGCAAATAGAACCCGATCTAGAGTCGGGCTAGCAGAAAATACAGTTACTGTCGAAAGCAATAGTGGAGGCTTTCGCCGAACTATTTCTCGTTTAGAGCGGTCTGGTATTCGAACCTATGTCAGCACCATAACAGTTCCTCTTCGGAGGATTTCTGAGAATGAGCTTGTAGAGCCATCTTCGGTGGCTCTTCGATCAGTTTTAAGGCAGGTCATGACTGggtttggagaattgagttctcTAATGGAGGCTGAATCTGAGTCAGAGACTCAGAGAAATGGTCAGCATATAGCAGAGATGCACTCAGAAATGAGCAACGTAGTTGTAGGTAATGGCAGCAGCCAAAACAGTGAAgattcctcacaagacaggataGCCCCAGAAGACAGCTCTGCAATGCCAGGTGAAAATGACACCACTCAGCCACAGGTCCAAAACAGTGATGATAGAGGTGGTAGGCAGTtgcaaaattcaaacaatttAGTTGAAAATGGAACACTACCTATTCTCCGCCTTGCTCACTTTTTTTTACTAAACGAAGGTGATGATGATGATCCAGTACGTGGTTTAACCAAAGAGCAAATTGACAATCTTTCTACCCGGAGCTACGAACATAATGGTATTGATAGTGAAATAGGTAAAATCTGTAGTGTTTGTATTAGTGACTATGTAACTGGAAACAAGCTCAGGCAATTACCTTGTATGCATGAATTTCACATTCACTGTATTGACCGATGGCTCTCAGAGAATTGCACTTGTCCAATCTGTCGGCAGCCTGTTTTAGGGTCTGGGGTAGCAAACAATGGGTAA